A part of Gemmatimonas groenlandica genomic DNA contains:
- the rpmG gene encoding 50S ribosomal protein L33, whose amino-acid sequence MAREKIILGCTECKNRNYFVMKNKRLHPERVEWKKYCPRCNGHKTHKETK is encoded by the coding sequence ATGGCGCGCGAAAAGATCATTCTCGGTTGCACCGAGTGCAAAAACCGCAACTACTTCGTGATGAAGAACAAGCGTCTTCACCCCGAGCGGGTGGAGTGGAAGAAGTATTGCCCGCGCTGCAACGGGCACAAAACGCATAAGGAAACGAAGTAG
- a CDS encoding metal-sensitive transcriptional regulator — translation MTATSSPTANQPAFEPPDERAPHDALAAPGCGCGTHDETGRKAVAVDPDTKTRNLKRLRRIEGQIRGLQKMVEDDRYCADILTQISSAHEALRAVGRELMRNHLKHCAASAIAAGGAERDAMYDELVDMMYKHSR, via the coding sequence ATGACCGCTACATCGAGTCCGACCGCCAATCAGCCGGCGTTCGAGCCGCCCGACGAGAGGGCGCCGCACGATGCGTTGGCCGCGCCCGGCTGCGGCTGTGGCACGCACGACGAAACCGGCCGCAAGGCCGTCGCCGTCGACCCCGACACCAAAACCCGCAATCTCAAGCGATTGCGGCGCATTGAAGGACAGATCCGCGGATTGCAGAAGATGGTCGAGGACGATCGCTACTGCGCCGATATCCTGACGCAGATCTCGTCCGCGCATGAAGCACTACGCGCCGTCGGGCGTGAGCTCATGCGCAATCACCTCAAGCACTGCGCCGCGTCGGCCATCGCCGCCGGTGGCGCCGAGCGCGACGCCATGTACGACGAGCTGGTGGACATGATGTACAAGCACAGCCGGTGA
- the secE gene encoding preprotein translocase subunit SecE has translation MTAPVEVSRPGLGTRLVTFYHDVIAEMKKVTWPDRPQLQQATIQIIIFVLLLGAVIALVDVALQALLVRLPAMLLGR, from the coding sequence ATGACGGCTCCCGTCGAGGTTTCCCGTCCGGGACTCGGCACGCGGTTGGTCACGTTCTATCATGACGTGATCGCCGAGATGAAGAAGGTGACGTGGCCCGATCGCCCGCAGCTCCAGCAGGCGACGATCCAGATCATCATCTTCGTGCTGCTCCTTGGTGCGGTGATCGCCCTGGTCGATGTTGCGTTGCAGGCGCTGCTCGTGCGCCTGCCCGCGATGTTGCTCGGCCGCTGA
- the nusG gene encoding transcription termination/antitermination protein NusG: MSLSMLEHRWYTVQTTSGHENKVQRLIQRKIDMDPATPEDRLIRQALVPTQEVVEIKNGKKVTVERKIFPGYVLVEMVASQDTLHEVNAIQGVIKFVGKEKEPTPLRDDEVRRLLGQADPTEEAPTREEIPFLIGQAVAITEGPFADFNGTVEEILSDKGKVRVSVSLFGRPTSVELDYLQLRGY; encoded by the coding sequence ATGTCCTTGTCGATGCTCGAGCACCGGTGGTACACGGTCCAGACCACGTCTGGCCACGAGAACAAGGTGCAGCGCTTGATCCAGCGAAAGATCGACATGGATCCGGCTACGCCCGAAGATCGCCTGATTCGTCAGGCGCTCGTGCCCACACAGGAAGTCGTGGAAATCAAGAACGGCAAGAAGGTAACGGTCGAGCGGAAGATCTTCCCGGGCTACGTGCTCGTGGAGATGGTCGCCAGCCAGGACACCTTGCACGAGGTCAACGCCATTCAGGGCGTGATCAAGTTTGTTGGGAAGGAAAAGGAGCCGACGCCGCTGCGTGACGACGAAGTCCGTCGTTTGCTGGGGCAGGCGGATCCGACCGAGGAAGCGCCGACACGTGAGGAGATTCCGTTCCTCATCGGTCAGGCGGTGGCGATCACGGAAGGTCCGTTCGCCGACTTCAACGGGACCGTCGAAGAGATCCTGTCCGACAAGGGCAAGGTCAGGGTATCGGTCAGCCTGTTCGGCCGGCCGACCAGTGTGGAGCTCGACTACCTGCAGTTACGCGGGTACTGA
- a CDS encoding amidohydrolase family protein gives MPRRIVGAIRAATLCATFVATPTLARAQSPVTALRFGAMADPSGRTTKNVTILVHADTVLRVGTGTAMIPKGATIIDLRRYTAIPGLIDVHTHMTFVRDKANPLVNSARSRDSVIAAAATNLRRTLETGVTTVRDLGASNYADIGIRDAVNSGAMIGPRMFVAGYGLSNVTTPVTTPVTTPAVAGQPSLASRGRVRDTLEIKEAIQAQVDAGADWIKMYGSTGTYANVTGVQTFTDVEMRVAAETAHRLKRPIAIHSYGDSGGRAALRAGAESVEHPAGFDDATLAEWAKRGTMYVPTIDHNRFYAENAALLGYSREQVAGLDSFRLLNLETARRAHRAGVRFAMGSDAVYWMFGENTRELGWFVKAGMTPAQALATATTNGALLLGQPTKLGRIAPGFYADIVAVEGDPLRSINVILNGVRWVMKDGRVVVDKR, from the coding sequence ATGCCTCGCCGCATCGTCGGCGCGATACGCGCGGCCACGCTGTGCGCGACCTTCGTCGCCACGCCCACGTTGGCTCGCGCGCAGTCACCGGTCACCGCCCTGCGCTTCGGCGCGATGGCCGATCCATCCGGGCGCACCACGAAGAACGTCACGATTCTCGTGCACGCCGATACGGTGCTGCGTGTCGGTACCGGCACCGCCATGATTCCGAAGGGCGCGACGATCATCGATCTGCGGCGCTACACGGCAATTCCCGGCCTCATCGATGTGCACACGCACATGACATTCGTGCGCGACAAGGCCAACCCGTTGGTGAACAGCGCGCGCTCGCGAGACTCCGTCATTGCCGCGGCCGCCACCAATTTGCGGCGCACCTTGGAAACGGGCGTGACGACCGTGCGCGATCTCGGGGCCAGCAACTACGCGGACATCGGCATCCGCGACGCCGTGAACAGCGGCGCGATGATCGGGCCGCGCATGTTCGTGGCCGGCTACGGTCTCTCCAACGTCACCACGCCAGTCACCACTCCAGTCACCACGCCGGCGGTGGCGGGTCAGCCGTCGCTCGCGTCACGCGGCCGTGTGCGCGATACACTGGAGATCAAAGAAGCAATTCAGGCGCAGGTCGACGCCGGTGCCGATTGGATCAAGATGTACGGATCCACCGGCACCTATGCCAACGTCACTGGCGTGCAGACGTTTACCGATGTGGAGATGCGCGTCGCCGCCGAAACGGCGCACCGCCTCAAGCGCCCGATCGCGATCCATTCCTACGGTGATTCTGGCGGCCGTGCCGCGCTACGTGCCGGCGCCGAATCGGTCGAGCATCCGGCTGGATTCGATGATGCGACGCTGGCCGAGTGGGCGAAACGCGGCACCATGTACGTGCCAACCATCGATCACAATCGCTTCTACGCCGAGAATGCCGCACTGTTGGGCTACTCGCGCGAACAGGTGGCCGGTCTCGATTCCTTCCGCCTGCTCAATCTCGAAACGGCCCGTCGGGCGCACCGAGCCGGCGTGCGATTCGCCATGGGATCGGACGCCGTGTACTGGATGTTCGGCGAGAACACCCGCGAACTCGGGTGGTTCGTGAAGGCTGGCATGACGCCGGCTCAGGCGCTGGCCACCGCGACCACGAATGGTGCGCTGCTGCTGGGGCAGCCCACCAAGCTCGGACGCATCGCACCGGGCTTCTACGCCGACATCGTGGCGGTAGAGGGCGACCCGCTGCGCAGCATCAATGTGATCCTGAACGGCGTGCGGTGGGTCATGAAGGACGGCCGGGTCGTCGTCGACAAGCGCTGA
- the rplK gene encoding 50S ribosomal protein L11: MAKKVTGFVKLQIPAGKANPAPPVGTALGPQGINIMGFCKEFNARTQGGDMIIPVEVTIYGDKSFTFILKTPPAAELIKKELGVAKGSGQPNKVKVGTITKAQLEKLATVKMPDLNCDSMESAIAMMAGAARSMGIVVKD, from the coding sequence ATGGCCAAGAAGGTCACTGGATTCGTCAAGCTGCAGATTCCTGCAGGCAAGGCGAACCCGGCGCCCCCAGTAGGTACGGCCCTCGGTCCGCAGGGTATCAACATCATGGGCTTCTGCAAAGAGTTTAATGCTCGGACGCAGGGCGGTGATATGATCATCCCGGTCGAGGTCACGATCTACGGCGACAAGTCGTTCACCTTCATTTTGAAGACTCCGCCGGCGGCGGAACTCATCAAGAAGGAGCTCGGCGTTGCAAAGGGCTCGGGTCAGCCGAATAAGGTGAAGGTCGGTACGATCACGAAGGCGCAGCTCGAAAAGCTCGCCACCGTGAAGATGCCGGATCTGAACTGCGATTCGATGGAGAGCGCAATCGCCATGATGGCGGGTGCCGCGCGCTCCATGGGCATTGTGGTCAAGGATTGA